The proteins below are encoded in one region of Thermococcus sp.:
- a CDS encoding 60S ribosomal export protein NMD3 — translation MSERFCYRCGISESEGGPLIGGLCQVCYRKENPVLLIGDEINTELCQNCGSYKKRGIWVDPKSYELEELIFEVAENALLEELEDSFSDEIREYEVLPSDELEEIDDLPVGRAVVSFEPVDFHIEHFPAIIVYKVRVKARTHELQRELHDEKKTVTVYVRQTVCPRCQKFLGGYFEAILQVRAEGRPLSDEERKAIGKLVEEKVDEIMQKDRMGFIQDTIEKEEGLDFYMGSTSSARKIAQAIKERFGGTISEAYELVGMDRQTSREVYRTSVSVRIPKFRKGDIVSDRKGNVYEVERVDGKGLTLRNLENWENEHLDWKTAKREQVDTVEHEETEAMVTSVTPGEVQLMDMGNYETYELNRPPFEVSEGEVYSIVRVGKRRYFRGRK, via the coding sequence ATGAGCGAGAGGTTCTGTTACAGATGTGGAATAAGCGAGAGTGAGGGAGGTCCTCTCATCGGAGGACTCTGTCAGGTCTGCTACCGCAAGGAAAATCCCGTCCTGCTGATTGGCGACGAAATTAACACCGAGCTCTGTCAAAACTGTGGAAGCTACAAGAAGAGGGGCATCTGGGTTGACCCCAAGAGCTACGAACTCGAGGAGCTCATCTTCGAGGTAGCAGAGAACGCCCTGCTGGAAGAGCTTGAGGATTCCTTCAGCGACGAAATACGGGAGTACGAGGTTCTACCCTCTGATGAGCTTGAGGAAATAGACGACCTTCCAGTCGGCAGGGCAGTTGTTTCCTTTGAGCCGGTTGACTTCCACATCGAGCACTTCCCTGCGATAATCGTCTATAAAGTCCGGGTCAAGGCAAGGACTCACGAGCTCCAGAGGGAACTCCACGATGAAAAGAAAACCGTTACCGTCTACGTCCGCCAGACGGTCTGTCCACGCTGTCAAAAGTTCCTCGGTGGCTACTTTGAGGCGATTCTTCAAGTTAGGGCTGAGGGCAGGCCCCTGAGCGATGAGGAGAGGAAGGCGATAGGAAAGCTCGTGGAGGAGAAGGTTGACGAGATAATGCAGAAGGACAGGATGGGCTTCATCCAGGACACAATAGAGAAGGAGGAGGGCCTTGACTTCTACATGGGTTCTACCTCAAGCGCCAGGAAGATAGCCCAGGCCATAAAGGAGCGCTTTGGTGGGACGATAAGCGAGGCCTACGAGCTCGTGGGCATGGACAGGCAGACGAGCAGGGAAGTTTACCGGACGAGTGTGAGTGTGAGGATTCCGAAGTTCAGAAAGGGAGACATAGTTTCCGACAGGAAGGGGAACGTCTACGAGGTGGAGAGGGTTGATGGGAAGGGATTAACGCTTAGGAACCTTGAGAACTGGGAGAACGAGCACCTCGACTGGAAGACAGCCAAAAGAGAGCAGGTTGATACCGTGGAGCACGAGGAGACCGAGGCGATGGTAACGAGCGTAACTCCCGGTGAGGTTCAGCTCATGGACATGGGTAACTACGAGACATACGAGCTCAACAGACCTCCCTTCGAGGTTAGCGAGGGAGAGGTTTACAGTATAGTCCGCGTCGGAAAGAGGAGGTACTTTAGGGGCAGGAAGTGA
- a CDS encoding potassium channel family protein: MCEYTYENGKKCRLKPVEGSKYCPLHIPYDEGEALLGDKIKELKAETFQRRLKIGQSYFEGVYLYDVAVKDYRSERILVFKNSQIKSLVIEDSNFKGLILLNSSVDRLILFQSTVEVLLVKGSTVFGLNILRVDFSSNVSIRDSSVKYLMINSTQYVGEKEEETYGGKSAKGLIELFNLRDIRRIGINARYPLLRKILEEHGVNVSEAGRRTVKVRSLVIRDVSFDTAPRFKRQVRLSIAGFSGNLVLENLDVFGHVEIKWSHLRNPEFVHVLIHSNLIMRKSQIVVNSTWTMTVLPSLPLEMTVEGFMIIEDCRFNNPYAEEVFYRLARTSWERSGDFERADGYYYLEMVARRKARLRARHRGIKKLLNSFEVAFEWLFADLTCKYGTDWKRPILIWLFAVNVIFPVMFFMTQSVQGLSNHLTFLDYEYFSIVTATTLGYGDYHPIGVGRVIASIEALFGMFMWAVFLTVFARKYMR; the protein is encoded by the coding sequence ATGTGCGAGTACACCTATGAAAATGGCAAAAAGTGTCGGCTTAAGCCCGTTGAGGGCTCCAAGTACTGTCCCCTTCATATTCCCTACGATGAGGGTGAGGCCTTACTCGGGGATAAAATCAAGGAGCTTAAAGCGGAGACATTTCAGCGTCGGTTAAAGATTGGTCAAAGTTACTTTGAGGGCGTTTACCTCTATGACGTGGCGGTTAAAGATTACAGAAGTGAGAGGATTCTCGTCTTCAAGAATTCCCAGATTAAAAGCCTTGTGATAGAGGATTCTAACTTCAAGGGGCTCATACTCCTCAACTCGAGTGTAGATAGGCTCATCCTGTTTCAGTCAACGGTTGAGGTTCTCCTCGTTAAGGGCTCAACCGTCTTTGGCCTCAACATTCTGCGCGTTGATTTCTCAAGCAACGTCTCGATTAGGGACTCGAGCGTGAAATACCTTATGATAAACTCAACTCAGTACGTTGGTGAGAAGGAAGAGGAAACCTATGGTGGAAAGAGCGCTAAGGGTCTAATCGAGCTCTTCAACCTCAGGGACATAAGGAGGATTGGAATCAACGCCCGCTATCCTCTTTTGAGGAAGATACTTGAGGAGCATGGAGTTAATGTCTCAGAGGCAGGTAGAAGGACTGTAAAGGTCCGCTCACTCGTAATTCGCGACGTTTCCTTCGACACAGCTCCAAGGTTCAAGAGACAGGTAAGGCTGTCAATAGCGGGTTTTTCGGGGAATCTCGTCCTTGAAAACCTCGACGTCTTCGGCCACGTGGAGATTAAATGGAGTCACCTGAGGAACCCAGAGTTCGTCCACGTTCTGATTCACAGCAACTTGATTATGAGGAAGTCTCAGATAGTCGTTAACTCCACATGGACAATGACGGTTCTTCCAAGCCTTCCCCTGGAGATGACCGTCGAGGGGTTCATGATAATCGAGGACTGCCGCTTCAACAACCCCTACGCTGAGGAAGTCTTCTACCGCCTTGCCAGAACGAGCTGGGAGCGTAGCGGGGATTTTGAAAGAGCCGACGGCTATTACTACCTTGAGATGGTCGCAAGGCGGAAGGCGAGGCTCAGGGCTAGACATAGGGGGATTAAGAAGCTTTTAAACAGCTTTGAGGTCGCCTTTGAGTGGTTGTTTGCTGACCTGACCTGCAAATATGGAACGGACTGGAAAAGACCCATCCTAATCTGGCTCTTTGCCGTTAACGTAATTTTCCCAGTTATGTTTTTCATGACTCAAAGCGTTCAGGGCCTCTCCAACCATCTAACGTTCCTCGACTATGAGTACTTCAGCATAGTTACTGCAACAACCCTCGGTTACGGCGACTACCACCCGATAGGCGTCGGCAGGGTTATAGCCTCAATCGAAGCCCTCTTCGGAATGTTCATGTGGGCAGTCTTCCTTACCGTCTTCGCGCGGAAGTACATGAGGTGA
- a CDS encoding radical SAM protein, with translation MLAFGPVPSRRLGKSLGVNNIPDKVCSYACVYCQIGRTLSMEIERRPFYEPEFIFEEVSKKVGETKARGEEIDYITFVPDGEPTLDVNLGLEVELLRELEIPLAILTNSSLIWREDVRNDLLAFDFVSLKLDAVSESLWRRIDRPHKSLNLERILDGMLAFRDDFNGTVVTETMLINVNYGDELERIADFLAELKPDRAYIAIPTRPPAEKWVEPADEEIINLAYQLFSERLGERVEYLIGYEGNAFASTGNVVEDILSITAVHPMREEALKELLRKNNADWSVVEGLLREGKLIRLNYRGGTFYMRALKSRKS, from the coding sequence ATGCTCGCCTTTGGACCGGTTCCATCGAGGAGGCTAGGCAAAAGCCTTGGGGTCAACAACATTCCCGACAAGGTCTGCAGTTACGCCTGCGTTTACTGTCAGATTGGCAGAACCCTGAGTATGGAAATTGAAAGAAGACCTTTTTACGAGCCCGAGTTCATATTCGAGGAGGTCTCCAAGAAAGTTGGGGAAACGAAAGCGAGGGGCGAGGAGATTGACTACATCACCTTCGTCCCGGACGGCGAGCCCACCCTCGACGTCAACCTCGGCCTCGAGGTCGAGCTCCTGCGCGAGCTGGAGATTCCCCTCGCGATACTCACGAACTCGTCCCTCATATGGCGCGAGGACGTTAGAAACGACCTTTTGGCGTTCGACTTCGTCTCCCTCAAGCTCGACGCGGTCAGCGAGTCCCTGTGGAGGAGGATTGACCGGCCCCACAAGAGCCTGAACCTCGAGAGAATCCTCGACGGGATGCTTGCATTCAGGGACGACTTCAATGGAACGGTTGTCACTGAGACCATGCTAATCAACGTTAATTATGGCGACGAGCTCGAGAGGATAGCGGACTTTCTGGCGGAGCTTAAACCGGACAGGGCCTACATAGCGATTCCGACGAGGCCTCCGGCTGAAAAGTGGGTAGAACCCGCCGACGAAGAGATTATAAACCTTGCATATCAGCTCTTCAGCGAGCGCCTTGGCGAAAGGGTCGAGTATCTCATTGGCTACGAAGGCAATGCCTTCGCTTCGACGGGGAACGTGGTGGAGGACATACTGTCGATTACTGCAGTTCACCCCATGCGCGAGGAAGCTTTGAAGGAGCTCCTCAGGAAGAACAACGCCGACTGGAGTGTTGTTGAGGGGCTTTTGAGGGAAGGCAAACTCATACGCCTCAACTACCGCGGAGGGACGTTTTACATGAGGGCATTAAAAAGCAGAAAATCTTAA
- a CDS encoding DUF424 domain-containing protein codes for MIYVKVYRVQGEVLLAACDEELLGKTFREGELKLEVKERFYKGELVEEEKLEELLEEATIANLTGERCVSKAIELGYVNPERVLRIEGVPHAQMAKMFF; via the coding sequence ATGATATACGTCAAGGTCTATCGCGTTCAGGGGGAGGTTCTTCTCGCGGCGTGTGATGAAGAACTGCTCGGAAAGACCTTCCGCGAGGGTGAGCTGAAGCTTGAGGTAAAGGAGCGCTTTTATAAGGGCGAACTCGTTGAGGAGGAAAAGCTCGAAGAACTTCTGGAGGAAGCGACGATAGCCAACCTAACAGGTGAAAGGTGCGTTTCAAAGGCCATCGAGCTTGGCTATGTGAATCCTGAGAGGGTTCTTAGGATTGAGGGCGTTCCCCACGCCCAGATGGCGAAGATGTTCTTCTGA
- a CDS encoding MFS transporter, with translation MSQRVAIAVRNASVSNRYSRIPGVPEWFYSFVPFKIATGGSSALVSLYLLELGGSASTVGMAFALASLASMLGALFWGRLSDRTLRRKPFILLGFASVPLFLPLMVLSKTPAQLIAVNTAYAFFLASTLSVPIALVLRSLRKHRWDYGIGKFNEISGWGWAFGLLIGFGLSKYLTVPQLFIAFAIMGAPSVVMAQRMIREVPVYINRGAIRAFGNYVVEKARYFPSFMLHTNFSLPSNLRGFYLALLFFWIAAGLYFPQMPVLLTGEGYGREVVYLALIANSAVSAFNYTRVGNAMGNKEAILRKGLVLRAGAFVAAMTAVTLQEVMLPLVFVSYILAGYSWTFIGLSSTSIVGEKAGEKEKGSAMGTYNVVSSAGYIAGSAIGGPLVSTVGFSATFGLGLALIWGSVALLRRK, from the coding sequence ATGAGCCAGAGGGTTGCCATTGCTGTGAGGAACGCATCGGTCTCAAACAGGTACAGCAGGATACCCGGGGTTCCGGAGTGGTTTTACTCCTTCGTTCCCTTCAAAATAGCTACCGGTGGTAGCTCCGCTCTGGTTAGCCTCTACCTCCTTGAGCTTGGGGGGAGTGCTTCAACTGTGGGCATGGCTTTTGCCCTCGCGAGTTTAGCTTCAATGCTCGGGGCACTCTTCTGGGGAAGGCTGAGCGACAGAACCCTGAGAAGGAAACCGTTCATACTGCTTGGCTTCGCAAGCGTCCCGCTGTTCCTTCCTCTTATGGTTCTCTCAAAAACCCCTGCCCAGCTCATCGCAGTAAACACCGCCTACGCCTTCTTTCTGGCGTCAACCCTGTCGGTACCGATAGCCCTGGTGCTAAGGAGCCTTAGAAAGCACCGCTGGGACTATGGTATAGGAAAGTTCAACGAGATAAGTGGCTGGGGATGGGCCTTCGGTCTGCTCATTGGGTTCGGACTTTCAAAATACCTCACTGTTCCCCAGCTTTTCATTGCCTTTGCCATAATGGGGGCTCCCTCGGTTGTGATGGCACAAAGAATGATAAGGGAAGTGCCGGTTTACATCAATAGAGGGGCTATAAGGGCTTTTGGAAACTACGTCGTCGAAAAGGCTCGCTACTTTCCAAGTTTCATGCTCCACACCAATTTCAGCCTTCCATCGAACCTTAGAGGATTCTACCTCGCCCTCCTGTTCTTCTGGATAGCGGCAGGACTCTACTTCCCCCAGATGCCGGTTCTTCTTACCGGTGAGGGGTACGGCAGGGAAGTGGTTTATCTGGCGCTGATTGCCAACTCCGCGGTTTCGGCCTTCAACTACACTCGCGTGGGAAACGCGATGGGCAACAAAGAGGCCATCCTTCGAAAGGGTCTTGTTCTAAGGGCTGGTGCCTTCGTTGCGGCAATGACCGCGGTTACCCTCCAGGAGGTGATGCTCCCCCTAGTGTTTGTTTCCTACATCCTAGCTGGTTATTCATGGACATTCATAGGGCTCTCTTCAACGTCAATCGTTGGGGAAAAAGCTGGTGAGAAAGAAAAGGGGAGCGCCATGGGGACTTACAACGTGGTGAGCTCCGCCGGATACATAGCCGGAAGCGCCATCGGAGGTCCCCTAGTATCAACAGTTGGGTTCTCAGCCACCTTTGGACTTGGTCTGGCGCTCATCTGGGGTAGCGTGGCACTTTTGAGAAGAAAGTAA
- the cdr gene encoding CoA-disulfide reductase, with protein MGMKRVVIIGGGAAGMSTASRVKRLKPEWDVKVFEATEWVSHAPCGIPYVVEGISPTEKLMHYPPEVFIKKRGIDLHLKAEVIEVEQGNVRVREEDGEHTYEWDYLVFANGASPRVPAVEGIDLPGVFKADLPPDAVAIKEYMEKNAVENVVIIGGGYIGVEMAEAFSAQGKNVTLIERGERVMKRAFDKEITDVLEEEMRKRINLRTEEILMRIEGKERVEKVITDAGEYKADLVILATGIKPNVELAKQIGVRIGETGAIWTNERMETSVENVYAAGDVAETKHLITGRRVWIPLAPAGNKMGYVAGSNIAGKELHFPGVLGTSVTKFFEVEIGKTGLTEAEAIKEGYDVRTAFIKASTRPHYYPGAKPIWLKGVVDNETNRLLGVQAVGGEILPRIDTAAAMLTAGFTTKDAFFTDLAYAPPFAPVWDPLIVLARVLKF; from the coding sequence ATGGGAATGAAGAGGGTAGTTATCATCGGTGGCGGAGCCGCTGGAATGAGCACCGCATCCCGGGTCAAGAGGCTCAAGCCCGAGTGGGACGTCAAGGTTTTCGAGGCAACCGAATGGGTCAGCCATGCACCCTGTGGTATTCCATACGTGGTCGAGGGAATTTCCCCGACCGAGAAGCTGATGCATTATCCGCCGGAGGTCTTTATCAAGAAACGCGGTATAGACCTGCACCTCAAGGCAGAGGTCATTGAAGTTGAGCAGGGCAACGTTCGCGTTAGGGAGGAAGACGGCGAGCACACCTACGAGTGGGACTACCTGGTTTTCGCAAACGGAGCTTCCCCGAGGGTTCCGGCAGTTGAAGGAATAGACCTCCCGGGTGTCTTTAAGGCGGACCTTCCTCCAGATGCCGTTGCCATAAAGGAATATATGGAGAAGAACGCCGTTGAGAACGTTGTCATCATAGGTGGCGGCTACATAGGCGTTGAGATGGCGGAGGCTTTCTCAGCTCAGGGGAAGAATGTCACGCTCATAGAGCGTGGAGAGCGCGTAATGAAGAGGGCCTTCGACAAGGAAATCACTGACGTGTTGGAGGAAGAGATGAGGAAGAGAATAAACCTCCGCACCGAGGAAATCCTGATGCGCATCGAGGGAAAAGAACGCGTTGAGAAGGTAATCACTGACGCAGGCGAGTACAAAGCCGACCTCGTAATTCTCGCCACTGGAATCAAGCCCAACGTCGAACTGGCCAAACAGATTGGAGTCAGGATAGGCGAGACAGGGGCGATATGGACGAACGAGAGGATGGAAACGAGCGTGGAGAACGTTTATGCAGCGGGAGACGTTGCTGAGACAAAGCACCTCATAACCGGGAGGCGTGTCTGGATTCCCCTCGCTCCGGCCGGAAACAAGATGGGCTACGTTGCGGGAAGCAACATAGCGGGCAAAGAGCTCCACTTTCCCGGCGTCCTTGGAACGAGCGTGACAAAGTTCTTCGAAGTTGAAATAGGTAAGACTGGCCTGACTGAGGCTGAGGCAATTAAGGAAGGCTATGACGTCAGGACGGCCTTCATCAAAGCGAGCACGAGGCCCCACTATTACCCCGGTGCAAAACCAATATGGCTGAAGGGCGTTGTTGACAACGAGACCAACAGGCTCCTCGGCGTTCAAGCGGTCGGTGGCGAAATCCTTCCGAGGATAGACACCGCCGCGGCGATGCTAACGGCTGGTTTCACAACGAAGGACGCCTTCTTCACGGACTTAGCTTACGCACCACCCTTCGCTCCTGTCTGGGACCCGCTCATAGTCCTCGCTAGGGTCCTCAAGTTCTAA
- a CDS encoding DUF4405 domain-containing protein codes for MCVSLLLFFLWLITGITGTILLTGPLTSKLGYPLPVSTADTLHIYLGFAFFGLSIVHVALNWSALKTYFRNLAR; via the coding sequence ATGTGCGTTTCACTGCTCCTCTTTTTCCTCTGGCTCATCACAGGGATAACAGGCACGATACTCCTCACAGGTCCTCTAACGTCAAAGCTCGGTTACCCACTGCCCGTCTCCACAGCAGATACTCTCCACATCTACCTTGGCTTCGCCTTCTTCGGCCTCTCGATAGTCCACGTGGCCCTCAACTGGAGCGCCCTGAAGACCTACTTCAGGAACCTCGCCCGCTAA